One region of Flavobacterium sp. GSB-24 genomic DNA includes:
- a CDS encoding PH domain-containing protein — MEKFKSKIDLWFVILVSILFTLILIRLAYDQNWIGFIFIIFVISYVIYSFSTTMYSIEGDKLKIKCGYFFNFLIEVKKIKTISETFNIISSPALSFNRLEILYNKYDTLLISPKDKNRFLEAIKRINPEIKIVLKK, encoded by the coding sequence ATGGAAAAATTCAAATCTAAAATTGATTTATGGTTTGTAATTCTGGTAAGCATATTATTTACGCTGATTCTAATACGATTAGCGTATGATCAAAATTGGATTGGTTTTATTTTCATAATTTTTGTAATTAGTTATGTCATCTATTCATTTTCAACAACGATGTATAGTATTGAAGGCGATAAACTGAAAATAAAATGCGGCTATTTCTTTAATTTTTTAATTGAAGTTAAGAAGATAAAAACAATATCGGAGACTTTTAATATTATAAGTTCGCCTGCACTTTCTTTTAACCGATTAGAAATTTTATATAATAAATATGATACGCTTTTAATTTCTCCAAAGGATAAAAACAGATTTTTAGAAGCAATCAAGAGAATAAATCCTGAAATAAAAATAGTACTAAAAAAATAG
- a CDS encoding trimeric intracellular cation channel family protein, which translates to MFHLLDIIGTMAFAMSGALTAMHKKLDPFGVFIIAFVTAVGGGTLRDVLIGRTPVGWMRDMQYVYVIILGFFLAIIFRKKFDRLRTSLFLFDTIGLGVFTLIGLEKGIVIGLHPGICIALGTMTACFGGVIRDILCNEIPNVFREEIYATICIFGGFVFFGLRALNLNVDVLYLVTSLVIIVIRLLAVKYKWHLKAFDHK; encoded by the coding sequence ATGTTTCACTTACTAGATATTATTGGGACAATGGCGTTTGCTATGTCTGGCGCTTTAACAGCAATGCATAAAAAACTAGATCCGTTTGGGGTTTTTATCATTGCATTTGTCACCGCGGTAGGAGGAGGAACACTCCGTGATGTTCTTATTGGACGAACTCCAGTAGGCTGGATGCGCGATATGCAGTATGTCTACGTGATTATTTTAGGATTTTTTCTAGCCATTATTTTTAGAAAAAAATTCGATAGACTCAGAACTTCATTATTTTTGTTTGATACAATTGGTTTGGGAGTTTTTACTTTAATTGGTCTCGAAAAAGGAATTGTGATTGGACTTCATCCCGGAATTTGTATTGCTTTAGGAACAATGACCGCTTGTTTTGGAGGCGTAATTAGAGATATTCTATGCAACGAAATTCCGAACGTTTTTAGAGAAGAAATATATGCTACAATCTGTATTTTTGGCGGATTCGTATTCTTTGGTTTAAGAGCACTAAATTTAAACGTCGATGTTTTATATTTAGTTACTTCACTTGTAATTATTGTAATTAGACTGCTGGCAGTAAAATACAAATGGCATTTAAAAGCATTTGATCATAAATAA
- a CDS encoding FemAB family protein, protein MTKYTVKKYNQNDFAIWNDFVAQAKNATFLFHRDFMEYHRDRFEDFSLLIFEEEKLRAILPANKRENAVYSHQGLTYGGLVYLSKLKAEKVSLILDEILLFLKENKIQTFYYKPIPDFYFSEGNKEIEFFLIKRGAVLERKEMNLAVNLSVPLKISKSKLKHFRRIEKKNDLYIVEEQNFYPFWEKILAPRLLKKFGVKPVHSKEEITLLKSKFPENIKQFSAYKNDQIIAGITIFETKNVVKSQYGATSKTGEEFRALDFLFINLIQMYNQNGKCFFDMGIVDEDNESGYNEGLLKQKEELGCSVYGQEFYKISIK, encoded by the coding sequence ATGACAAAATATACCGTAAAAAAATACAATCAAAATGATTTTGCCATTTGGAACGATTTTGTTGCTCAGGCCAAAAATGCTACGTTTCTATTTCATCGTGACTTTATGGAATATCATCGCGATCGTTTTGAAGACTTCTCTCTTTTAATTTTTGAAGAAGAAAAACTACGTGCCATTCTTCCAGCCAATAAACGAGAAAATGCCGTTTATTCTCATCAAGGACTTACTTACGGTGGTTTGGTGTATTTATCTAAACTGAAAGCGGAAAAAGTATCATTGATTTTAGACGAAATTTTACTTTTTTTGAAAGAAAATAAAATACAAACTTTCTATTATAAACCGATTCCAGATTTTTATTTTTCGGAAGGAAATAAAGAAATCGAGTTTTTTCTAATCAAAAGAGGCGCTGTTTTAGAACGAAAGGAAATGAATCTGGCGGTTAATTTGTCTGTGCCTTTAAAGATTTCGAAAAGTAAATTAAAGCACTTTAGAAGAATTGAAAAAAAAAATGATTTATATATTGTTGAAGAACAAAATTTTTATCCTTTTTGGGAAAAAATTTTAGCGCCACGATTACTAAAAAAATTTGGCGTAAAACCTGTTCATTCTAAAGAAGAAATTACACTTTTAAAATCTAAATTTCCTGAAAATATCAAACAGTTTTCTGCATATAAAAATGATCAAATAATTGCCGGAATAACGATTTTTGAAACCAAAAATGTCGTTAAATCACAGTATGGTGCAACTTCAAAAACAGGAGAAGAATTTAGAGCACTCGATTTTTTATTCATTAATCTAATACAGATGTATAATCAAAATGGGAAGTGCTTTTTCGATATGGGTATTGTTGATGAAGATAATGAATCAGGTTATAATGAAGGGCTTTTGAAGCAAAAAGAAGAATTAGGGTGTTCTGTTTATGGACAGGAATTCTATAAAATTAGTATAAAATGA
- a CDS encoding O-antigen translocase — protein MNFYKKIGQTSLFKITSLNSFSVVLKIGIGLITSKILAVFVGPSGMALVGNLRNFLTSLENISTLGFQNGIVKYTAENEKNKVELQKIITTVFISLSFIAVILGFVLFFTVQYWNTRIFGNNTEYLPVFKVLALSLPFYAVSIFFVALINGLGKFQKVIWINIIGNIMGLAVSLFLILQYETIGALMAIVIAPALLFFVTFYLVQKEINFFQIIKLDLFDFKIIKNLSSYSLMALVSSVLGPFVFLAIRNHIIHDLGIEQAGYWETITRISSYYLLFISTILTVYFLPKQSKASTNQETKSVFWEFYKFILPVFVLGLIVLYLARFFVVKLLFSKEFLPVTDLFFWQFLGDIFKVCSLILGYQFFAKKLTLAFILTELFSLFILYTASVYYIQIFQIEGVVIAYAFQNLSYLIVLAIYFRKSLF, from the coding sequence TTGAATTTCTATAAAAAAATAGGTCAAACAAGTTTGTTTAAGATAACTTCTTTAAACAGTTTCAGCGTTGTTCTAAAAATCGGAATTGGATTAATTACATCAAAAATACTTGCCGTTTTTGTCGGGCCAAGCGGCATGGCCTTGGTTGGAAATCTTCGTAATTTTTTAACTTCATTAGAAAATATTTCTACTTTAGGATTTCAAAATGGCATCGTAAAATACACCGCCGAAAATGAGAAAAACAAAGTTGAACTTCAAAAAATAATTACAACTGTTTTTATAAGTCTCTCATTCATAGCCGTTATTCTGGGTTTTGTTTTATTTTTTACAGTCCAATATTGGAATACCAGAATTTTTGGAAATAACACCGAATATTTACCAGTTTTTAAAGTTTTGGCTTTGTCTTTGCCTTTTTATGCTGTTTCAATTTTTTTTGTTGCATTAATTAATGGTTTAGGAAAATTTCAAAAGGTAATATGGATCAATATCATCGGAAACATCATGGGTTTAGCGGTTTCTCTCTTCTTGATTTTACAATACGAAACGATTGGAGCTTTAATGGCTATTGTAATTGCGCCCGCGCTTTTGTTTTTCGTTACTTTTTATCTAGTTCAAAAAGAAATTAACTTTTTTCAAATTATAAAACTTGATTTATTTGACTTTAAAATCATAAAAAATCTTTCCTCGTATTCCTTAATGGCTTTGGTTTCTTCGGTTCTAGGGCCTTTTGTGTTCTTAGCAATTAGAAATCATATTATTCATGATTTAGGAATTGAACAAGCTGGATATTGGGAAACCATAACAAGAATTTCGTCTTATTATCTTTTATTTATCAGTACTATTCTAACCGTTTATTTTTTGCCTAAACAATCAAAAGCATCCACTAATCAGGAAACAAAAAGTGTTTTTTGGGAGTTTTATAAGTTCATTCTTCCTGTTTTTGTTTTGGGTTTAATTGTGCTTTATTTGGCTAGATTTTTTGTGGTTAAACTGCTTTTTAGTAAAGAATTTTTACCTGTAACAGATTTGTTTTTTTGGCAGTTTCTCGGAGATATTTTTAAAGTTTGTTCGCTTATATTAGGCTACCAGTTTTTTGCCAAAAAATTGACTTTGGCTTTTATACTTACAGAATTATTTTCTTTATTTATTCTGTATACGGCTAGTGTTTATTATATTCAAATATTTCAAATAGAAGGAGTTGTAATAGCTTACGCTTTTCAAAATTTGAGTTATTTGATAGTCCTTGCGATCTATTTTAGAAAAAGTTTGTTTTAA
- a CDS encoding glycosyltransferase, with product MKVLLVGEYSHLHNSLKDGLQKLGHDVFIIGQSDGFKNFPVDFPIQKKWDSGFLKKVKIAVYKLSGFNITSYLTYRQFLKFEKRCSGFDVVQLINENSFHCTYYFEKKIISSLLKNNKKLFLLSCGYDYLNVKYCFENPDFKSVIALYQNHTIDQKSFANVLKFRKKEFLKLHQFIYKNCNGIIASDLDYHLPLIGNSKYLGIIPNPININKLQFESLNISNKIIIFHGINNDNYLKKGNDYFEKALEIIEKKYGSKVEIITVRSVPYSQYIDLYNRSHILLDQIYGYDQGYNALEAMAKGKVVFTNAETEFTEYYNLTEKVCINAIPNVDYLVNELSFLIENPEGITAIGKRARAFIEEHHNYVNIAQKYVQKWNEN from the coding sequence ATGAAAGTTTTACTGGTAGGCGAATACAGTCATTTGCACAATTCATTGAAGGATGGTTTGCAAAAATTAGGACATGATGTTTTTATTATTGGTCAGAGCGACGGTTTTAAAAATTTTCCAGTCGACTTTCCTATTCAGAAAAAATGGGATTCTGGTTTTCTAAAAAAAGTAAAAATTGCAGTGTATAAACTTTCTGGATTCAATATTACCTCTTATTTAACGTATCGACAGTTTCTAAAATTCGAAAAACGATGTTCGGGTTTTGATGTCGTGCAGTTAATCAACGAAAACAGTTTTCATTGCACGTATTATTTCGAAAAGAAGATCATTTCGAGCCTTTTAAAAAACAATAAGAAATTGTTTTTACTGAGTTGTGGCTACGACTATTTAAATGTGAAATATTGTTTTGAAAATCCTGATTTTAAATCTGTAATTGCTCTCTATCAAAATCATACAATTGATCAAAAATCATTTGCTAATGTTTTGAAATTCCGCAAGAAAGAGTTCCTCAAACTACATCAATTTATCTACAAAAACTGCAACGGCATTATTGCTTCCGATCTAGATTATCATCTTCCATTAATAGGAAACAGTAAATATCTGGGAATAATTCCAAACCCCATTAATATTAACAAACTTCAATTTGAATCGTTAAATATTTCTAATAAAATCATCATTTTCCATGGCATCAACAATGATAATTATTTAAAAAAAGGAAATGATTATTTTGAAAAAGCTCTGGAAATAATTGAGAAAAAATACGGTTCAAAAGTTGAAATAATCACTGTTAGAAGTGTTCCTTATTCTCAATATATCGATTTGTATAATAGATCACATATTTTATTGGATCAAATTTATGGATATGATCAGGGCTACAATGCACTTGAAGCAATGGCAAAAGGAAAAGTCGTTTTTACCAACGCCGAAACTGAGTTTACGGAATATTACAATCTTACTGAAAAAGTGTGCATAAACGCTATTCCAAATGTAGATTACCTAGTAAATGAATTGTCTTTTTTAATTGAAAATCCTGAAGGAATTACGGCAATAGGAAAACGCGCTAGAGCTTTTATAGAAGAGCATCATAATTATGTGAATATTGCACAAAAATACGTGCAGAAATGGAACGAAAATTAA
- a CDS encoding glycosyltransferase → MNKKKVAIVSNSLGKGGAERFAALLTFMLAESGFEVHSFVVNDVVDYSYAGTLYNLEKESLGSFSFLRKLKKGILLRRYLTKNNIEIVIDSRTRNVLLRELITRLIYRNTKIYYVVHSYNFKNYFPSSVFWSRIIYKNTEALICVSKAIEEKVNELYKLKNTITIYNPFFIADEEIGKEVSETQKVILFFGRFDEKVKNFTLMLEAFSMSQIFLKGYELHLLGNGNDLNFIKQKIESLDLDNYVKIFSFKQNPFDEVRKAKFTILTSHYEGFPLSIIESLALGTPVVAVDCNSGPREIIQNEFNGLLVENNNIKALSKAIKRFADDNELYHFCKKNASESVKHLSLKNISEQWKNLLANQK, encoded by the coding sequence ATGAATAAAAAGAAAGTTGCAATTGTTTCAAATTCTTTAGGAAAAGGAGGAGCAGAACGTTTCGCAGCTTTACTGACTTTTATGTTAGCAGAATCTGGGTTTGAAGTCCATTCTTTTGTTGTAAATGATGTTGTAGATTATTCATATGCAGGAACTTTATACAATTTGGAAAAAGAAAGCTTAGGCTCTTTTTCTTTCCTCAGAAAATTAAAAAAAGGAATTTTACTACGCCGCTATTTAACCAAAAATAATATAGAAATTGTCATAGACAGCAGAACTAGAAATGTATTGCTGAGAGAATTAATTACAAGATTAATTTATCGAAACACCAAAATCTATTACGTTGTGCACAGTTATAATTTTAAAAATTATTTTCCTTCGTCGGTATTTTGGTCGAGAATAATTTATAAAAACACTGAGGCTTTAATTTGTGTCTCAAAAGCAATTGAAGAAAAAGTAAATGAGCTTTATAAGCTTAAAAACACCATTACAATTTACAATCCTTTTTTTATTGCTGATGAAGAAATCGGAAAAGAAGTTTCTGAAACTCAAAAAGTGATTTTGTTTTTTGGACGATTTGATGAAAAAGTAAAAAATTTTACACTAATGCTGGAAGCTTTTTCTATGTCTCAAATTTTTTTGAAAGGATATGAATTACATCTTTTAGGGAATGGAAATGATTTGAATTTCATAAAACAAAAAATTGAAAGTTTAGATTTAGATAATTACGTTAAAATATTTTCGTTCAAACAAAATCCATTTGATGAAGTTCGTAAAGCTAAATTTACCATTCTGACAAGTCATTACGAAGGGTTTCCACTTTCGATAATAGAATCATTAGCTTTAGGGACGCCTGTTGTGGCTGTTGATTGTAATTCTGGGCCACGAGAAATTATTCAGAATGAATTTAATGGTTTATTGGTTGAAAACAACAATATTAAAGCTTTATCCAAAGCCATAAAACGGTTTGCAGATGACAACGAATTGTATCATTTTTGCAAAAAGAACGCCTCAGAAAGCGTTAAACATTTGTCTTTAAAAAATATTTCTGAACAATGGAAAAATCTTCTAGCCAATCAAAAATGA
- a CDS encoding FdtA/QdtA family cupin domain-containing protein: MEKSSSQSKMTSISDIQLIEIPKIQDRRGNLSVVEGNTIPFVSKRVYYLYDVPSGSKRGGHAHIEQQEFLIPLSGSFDVILKDGKNKEIITLNKPNVGLLIVSGIWRELQNFSSGSVCLVLSSAEFNEEDYIREYKKFKLFKNR; this comes from the coding sequence ATGGAAAAATCTTCTAGCCAATCAAAAATGACCAGTATTTCAGATATTCAATTAATCGAAATTCCTAAAATTCAGGACAGAAGAGGGAATCTTTCAGTTGTTGAAGGAAATACGATTCCGTTTGTTTCCAAAAGAGTGTATTATTTATACGATGTCCCAAGCGGAAGCAAAAGAGGCGGACATGCACATATAGAGCAGCAGGAATTTTTGATTCCTTTAAGCGGCAGTTTTGATGTGATTTTAAAAGACGGGAAGAATAAAGAAATCATTACCCTTAATAAGCCAAATGTTGGTTTGCTTATTGTTTCAGGAATTTGGAGAGAACTTCAGAATTTTTCTTCAGGAAGTGTTTGTTTGGTTCTTTCTTCAGCGGAATTTAATGAAGAAGATTATATTCGAGAATATAAAAAATTCAAGTTATTTAAAAACAGATGA